The genomic stretch TCGACCCCGACAATCCGTGCCGCACCCTTGAGCGAATGCGCCGCACGCATGCAGGCCTCAAGCTGGTCGGCCTGGGTCGGGTTACGCTCCAGGGCCAGCAGGCCGGCGCTGAGCACCTGGGTCTGGGTATCGGCTTCGAGGCTGAACAGTTCCAGCAGCGAGGCATCGCGCATCTGGTCGGGGGTCATGTGAGGCTCCGGGTCACGGCAGACAGCAGTTGCGCCTCGTCCAGCCAGCGCAGGCTGCGGCCCTTGAACTGCAGCACACCCTGGGTATAGCGCGCACTGGCCTGGGTACCGGACGCAGACGCCGCCTTGAGAGTGCGCTCATCGATAGCGTGAATGCCATCCACTTCATCCACCGGCACCACCACCGGCCCATCCTGCGCAGCGATGATCAGCATGCGCGGCATGATCCGCCCGCCGCTGGCGCCGCCGCCAGTGCTGTCGAGCCCGAGCAATTCCACCAGGGACAGGCAGGCCACCAGCGCACCGCGCACATTGGCGACTCCGAGCAACGCCCGGGAGCGTTGATGGGGCAAGGAATGGATCGGCTGTAAAGGCGCCACTTCCACCAGGCAACGGGTAGCGATGCCCAGCCACTCCTCGCCCAGGCGGAACATCAGCAGTGAACGTGTGGCCACCTCGTCATCTGCCTGCGCAGCGGAGGGATGACGGTCTTCCTGCTGCAAGGCATAGCGATCCAGCAAGCGGGTTGCCGCTGCCGAATACACGGCACAGTTGCGGCAGTGAATATGCTCGGCCAGCAATGGGCAGGATTTATCGCCGTGGACCCCTATGCGATTCCAGCAATCGTCGATGGCCTGGGTATCGGCTACCGTCAGGTCCAGGTCGGTATCCGAGAATGGGGAGCTACTCATCGTTTACGCTCACTGTCAGCGGATCGCTCGCTACGGGCGGCACGGGCTTGCAAGCGCCGTGCCCCCGCCGTATCACCCTGGGACTCCAGCAACGCGGCCAGGTGCATCAAGGCCTGCGGATGCTGGGGTTCCAGGTACAAGGCTTTTCGATAATACCCCTGGGCTTCCAGGGCGCTACCCGCCACGTCACTGAGCAGGCCCAGCCAGTAAAATACCTGGGCCGCCGGCGGATGGTCTTGCAGGTAGCGCTCGCAGGCCGCACGGGCCTCCAGGCTTTTGCCTTCGTTGGCCAGGGTCGCGATCTGACCGAGCAGATCGGCGGCATCCGAGTGCACGGGCGCAGGTTTGATCGGTGCCACAGGCGCCGCGAAGGCACTGAAGGGGCGGGGCTTGTTTGGAATCGGCGCTGCGCTGCGCTGGGGTATCGGAGGCGGTAGGGGGGCAAAGACCGGCTCAGGTGCAGCTTCGGCATGACGACTGAAGGCAAACGACTGCGGCACACCAATCGAGCGCATGCCCAGGCGCCCCAGCAGGCTGCCTTCGGCCGGGCCGATGAACAGTACGCCGTCGACATGGGTCAGGCCCTTGAGCACTTCAAACACCTGCTTCTGGGTCGGCTGGTCGAAGTAGATCAGCAGGTTGCGGCAGAACACAAAGTCATAGGTCGGCTCATTGGCCAACAACTGCGGATCCAGCAGGTTGCCCACTTGCAGGCGCACCTGTTCCCGCACCCGATCGGCGACGCGATAGCCATCATTTTCGGCACTGAAATGCCGTTCACGAAACTCGAGATCCTGGCCACGAAAGGAGTTCTTGCCATACACCCCACGCCGCGCCCGCTCCACCGACAACGGGCTGACATCCAGGCCTTGCACCTTGAACTGGTGGGGCGCAAGACCGGCATCAAGCAGGGCCATGGCGATGGAATAGGGTTCCTCGCCGGTGGAGCACGGCAGGCTGAGGATACGCAGGGCACGCATGTGCTTGATCTCGCCCAACCGGGTCACCGCCAGCCGCGCCAGGGTGGCAAAGGATTCGGGGTAACGAAAAAACCAGGTCTCGGGGACGATGACCGCTTCGATCAGCGCCTGCTGCTCCTCGCCGCTGGCTTGCAGGCGCTGCCAGTATTGATCGGCACTGAGCCCCTGCAACGCCTGGCTGCGCTGGCGCACGGCGCGCTCGATAATTGCCTCGCCCACCGAGGCGACATCCAGGCCGATACGTTCCTTGAGGAAGTCGAAGAAGCGTTGGTCATTGCTCATCATGCCTCCCCAACAGTCAGGTCAGGGGCAAACAGCAGGGCGCGGACCTCGGCAGTGAGCAGGTCGGCGACGCCGATCCACTGGGTCAGGCCCCGCTCGTCTTCACGCACTGGCCCCAGGTAGGGCGCCTGGCGATTGTCCAGGCCATAGGGTTGAAAATCCGCCGGGGCGCAGCGCAGGGTGTCAGTCGCCTGTTCGAGGATCAGCCCCAGCCAGCGCGACTCCAGCCCGCTCTCTGGGCGATAGTTGACCAGCACCAGCCTTGTACTGGTACGGGCCTGGGCCGGTGTACCAAAGGTCAGGGCACTGAGGTCGATCACCGGCACCATGCTGCCGCGATGGGCGAAAATCCCGGCGACCCATACGGGCGCATGGGCGATGGGCTTGAGCGGCAGGCGCGGCAACACCTCGGCCACTTCCGTGGCCTTGAGGGCGTAGCGCTCGCTGCCGATATGAAACACCAGGAACAAAGCTTTTTTGGCTGCCGTCACGGCGCCGCGTTTCGCCGCAGGATCACTCATCAGACTTTGAAACGCGACACGCCGCTGCGCAGACCCACCGCGACCTGGCTCAATTCATCAATGGCAAAGCTGGCCTGGCGCAAGGACTCCACGGTCTGGCTGCTGGCATCACCCAACTGCACCAACGCATGGTTGATCTGCTCGGCGCCTGTGGCCTGGGCCTGCATGCCCTCGTTGACCATCAGCACCCGCGGCGCCAGGGCCTGCACCTGGTGGATAATCTGCGACAGTTGCTCGCCCACTTGCTGCACCTCGAACATGCCCCGACGCACCTCCTCGGAAAACTTGTCCATGCCCATCACGCCCGCCGATACCGCCGACTGGATCTCGCGCACCATCTGCTCGATATCGTAGGTGGCCACAGCGGTCTGGTCGGCCAGGCGCCGCACTTCGGTGGCGACCACCGCAAAGCCACGCCCGTATTCACCAGCTTTCTCGGCCTCGATGGCGGCGTTGAGGGACAGCAGGTTGGTCTGGTCGGCCACTTTGACGATGGTCACCACCACCTGGTTGATGTTGCCGGCCTTCTCGTTGAGGATCGCCAGCTTGGCGTTCACCAGATCGGCGGCGCCCATCACCGAGTGCATGGTTTCTTCCATGCGGGCCAGCCCCTGTTGACCGGAGCCAGCGGCCACCGAGGCCTGGTCGGCGGCAGTGGACACTTCCGTCATGGTGCGCACCAGGTCCTTGGAGGTGGCGGCGATTTCCCGCGAAGTGGCGCCGATTTCGGTGGTGGTGGCCGCCGTTTCGGTGGCAGTGGCCTGTTGCTGCTTGGAGGTGGCGGCAATCTCGGTCACCGAGGTGGTGACCTGTACCGACGAACGCTGGGCCTGGGATACCAGGGCGGTCAATTCGGTCATCATGTCGTTGAAGCCGGTCTCGACAGCGCCGAACTCATCCTTGCGCTCCAGGTTCAGGCGCTTGCTCAGATCGCCGGTACGCATGGTTTCGAGGATATCGACGATGCGCTTCATCGGCGCCATGATCGCGCGCATCAGCAGCAGCCCGCACAGGCCGGCGGCGAGGATCGCGATGATCAGCGATACGCCCATGCTGATTTTGGCGGCATCGACGGCCTCATCGATGGCCGCAGTGGCCTTGTCTGCCACCTGTTTGTTCTCGTTGATAATGTCGTTGAGTTTCAGGCGCCCTGCGGTCCAGGCCGGCGTCAGTTTCTCGTCGAACATCATGACGGCTTCGGTTTCCTTATTGGCCTGGTGCAGTTCCAGGACCTGGGCCAGCACCTGGTTGTACTTCTGGTGCAAGGCTTCAAAGGTGTCGAACTCGGTACGATCCTGGTCGATATTGATCGTCTTGGCGTAACTGGCCATATGCTGCTCCAGCCGCGCTTCGAACGACTTGTAATCCTGCCGGTCGGCGTCGGAAATGCCCTGATGCTCGCGCAACCCGATCAATTCCTGGGTCTGCAGGTAGCTGTCGACCCAGGCGCTGCGGATCATCGAGCTGAAAAACACCCCCGGTACGGCGTCGTCGCGCACCGAGTTCTCGCTCGCTTCGATCTTCAGCAACCGTGAATACGAGACCACAACCATCAGTAGCATGATGGCGATAATGACCGCAAAGCTCGCCAATATGCGTTGGCGCAAGGTCCAGTTCTTCACAGTATTTCCTCGAGGGCCGATCAAATGCCGGGGAGTATAGCTGAGGCCGTGCCATCATTTATCAATGGGTTGTGGGCCAAGTCTCAAGGAATACAAAAACACCCCGTAACCTTTTACGGCTGCGGGGTGTTTTTCTGTGCGGGGTGGGTCAGAGCGTGGCTTGGCGTACCTGTTTTTCCAGCTCACTCTTCAGACCCGGTTCCAGCTTGAGCTGGCGGGCCAGTTCGTCGAGGTAGGATTTCTCCATGAAGTTTTCCTCGTCCACCAGCATGACGCTGGCGATGTACATTTCGGCGGCCATTTCCGGGGTGCTGGCGGCCCGGGCTACATCGGCGGGGTCCAAGGGTTTGTTGAGCTCGGCATGCAGCCAGCGTTGCAGCTCCTGGTCGTTATCCAGCTTGACGAACTCACCTTCGATCAAGGCTCGCTCGCGCTCGTCCACATGGCCATCGGCCTTGGCCGCGGCCACCAGGGCCTTGAGAATGGCCTGGCTATGCAGTTCAACCTGGGCCGGCGGCAAGCGGTCGAGGGTTTGCGGCTCACCTTTTGGCGCACCGGCCTGTTGCGCCTGCCAATTGCCGTAGGCCTTGTAGGCAATCACGCCCAATGCAGCAAGACCACCATAGGTCAGGGCCTTGCCGCCAAAGTTGCGGGCCTTTTTATTACCCAGCAGCAGGCCCATTGCTCCTGCGGCCAGCGCCCCGCCACCCGCGCCGCCGAGTAGGCTACCGAGCCCGCCACCGCCGAGCAGGCCACCGAGTGCACCTTTGTCATCCCCTTTACGTTGACCGCCAGCCTTGTTTTGCAGCATGTCCTGGCCGGACTTGAGCAACTGATCAAGCAATCCACGGGTATTCATTCATAGCCTCCAGAGACTTGGGTTCATAGGTTCAATAGGCCTTCAGCGTAAAACTAAGTGCCAATAATCCTGGATATAGAGTGCTTCCAGATGTAACTCAAATCGGGACTGGTGGGTTGGGCAGAAGACGCAACGACAGGCAAAAAAAGGCCCCGCAATGCGAGGCCTTTTATAGGGGCGCCATTCTCTTCAACTTGCAGGCCTCATCCCCTGGGACATTCCAAACATAAACAGCAACAGCTGATGATCTGGCTGGCTCACCCCCGCGGTCTTGGCGACCCGCGGCACCGGGCATTGCCCGCCATCGTGCACCGCGCTGAGGACTTCCGTGCGGGGCTGCTCCCAGGCAGCCAGGGCCAAGGATGCGATGCCCAAGGCCCCCACCAGAAACAAACCTCGTGCTATTTCTAGCTTCATTAGGTTAAACCCTTGATAGCGCTGCCAAACGCCGTTTCATAAAAGTAGCTGAGTTTTTGCCAGTCGACGGCATTCCACGACGAATGGCGACG from Pseudomonas fluorescens encodes the following:
- a CDS encoding tellurite resistance TerB family protein; this encodes MNTRGLLDQLLKSGQDMLQNKAGGQRKGDDKGALGGLLGGGGLGSLLGGAGGGALAAGAMGLLLGNKKARNFGGKALTYGGLAALGVIAYKAYGNWQAQQAGAPKGEPQTLDRLPPAQVELHSQAILKALVAAAKADGHVDERERALIEGEFVKLDNDQELQRWLHAELNKPLDPADVARAASTPEMAAEMYIASVMLVDEENFMEKSYLDELARQLKLEPGLKSELEKQVRQATL
- a CDS encoding chemotaxis protein CheW gives rise to the protein MSSSPFSDTDLDLTVADTQAIDDCWNRIGVHGDKSCPLLAEHIHCRNCAVYSAAATRLLDRYALQQEDRHPSAAQADDEVATRSLLMFRLGEEWLGIATRCLVEVAPLQPIHSLPHQRSRALLGVANVRGALVACLSLVELLGLDSTGGGASGGRIMPRMLIIAAQDGPVVVPVDEVDGIHAIDERTLKAASASGTQASARYTQGVLQFKGRSLRWLDEAQLLSAVTRSLT
- a CDS encoding CheR family methyltransferase produces the protein MSNDQRFFDFLKERIGLDVASVGEAIIERAVRQRSQALQGLSADQYWQRLQASGEEQQALIEAVIVPETWFFRYPESFATLARLAVTRLGEIKHMRALRILSLPCSTGEEPYSIAMALLDAGLAPHQFKVQGLDVSPLSVERARRGVYGKNSFRGQDLEFRERHFSAENDGYRVADRVREQVRLQVGNLLDPQLLANEPTYDFVFCRNLLIYFDQPTQKQVFEVLKGLTHVDGVLFIGPAEGSLLGRLGMRSIGVPQSFAFSRHAEAAPEPVFAPLPPPIPQRSAAPIPNKPRPFSAFAAPVAPIKPAPVHSDAADLLGQIATLANEGKSLEARAACERYLQDHPPAAQVFYWLGLLSDVAGSALEAQGYYRKALYLEPQHPQALMHLAALLESQGDTAGARRLQARAARSERSADSERKR
- a CDS encoding chemotaxis protein CheW; amino-acid sequence: MSDPAAKRGAVTAAKKALFLVFHIGSERYALKATEVAEVLPRLPLKPIAHAPVWVAGIFAHRGSMVPVIDLSALTFGTPAQARTSTRLVLVNYRPESGLESRWLGLILEQATDTLRCAPADFQPYGLDNRQAPYLGPVREDERGLTQWIGVADLLTAEVRALLFAPDLTVGEA
- a CDS encoding methyl-accepting chemotaxis protein; translated protein: MKNWTLRQRILASFAVIIAIMLLMVVVSYSRLLKIEASENSVRDDAVPGVFFSSMIRSAWVDSYLQTQELIGLREHQGISDADRQDYKSFEARLEQHMASYAKTINIDQDRTEFDTFEALHQKYNQVLAQVLELHQANKETEAVMMFDEKLTPAWTAGRLKLNDIINENKQVADKATAAIDEAVDAAKISMGVSLIIAILAAGLCGLLLMRAIMAPMKRIVDILETMRTGDLSKRLNLERKDEFGAVETGFNDMMTELTALVSQAQRSSVQVTTSVTEIAATSKQQQATATETAATTTEIGATSREIAATSKDLVRTMTEVSTAADQASVAAGSGQQGLARMEETMHSVMGAADLVNAKLAILNEKAGNINQVVVTIVKVADQTNLLSLNAAIEAEKAGEYGRGFAVVATEVRRLADQTAVATYDIEQMVREIQSAVSAGVMGMDKFSEEVRRGMFEVQQVGEQLSQIIHQVQALAPRVLMVNEGMQAQATGAEQINHALVQLGDASSQTVESLRQASFAIDELSQVAVGLRSGVSRFKV